Part of the Chitinivibrio alkaliphilus ACht1 genome is shown below.
AGGTGACTTTTCTCAACCTATTTCTACGTTTACGGGAATATCGGATGAGCCTGATGCAACCCCCGGTGCATTTGATAATGCCTATTGGTATAATGCGTGCCGCTTTCCCTGGCGTTTTGCCCAGGGCTATATTCAATACGGGATTGAAGAAGCACGTGAGGCTGTGATGCGTATCGGTAGATGGGTTCTCACTGCTCCGGTCCATGAGGGGTGGGGGTATCTACAACTTGATAGTATTCGTGCCGGGTACACCTTGGATGGATCGCCTCTTGAGGGATATAACTACTACGATAGAGCTTTTGCTGCTCCTTTTATGACAGCCTTATCTCTTCGGGATACGGAATCAACTTTGCCTCGGGAGTGGGCCTTTAATGAGCTTTGGGACTCCTTGAGTATCTTTTCAGAACCATCTGAATGGTCATCGGGATATTATGATAACTCAATTACTCTTCTTACACTTCTCTTAGTGACCGGAAATTGGTGGATTCCCACAGCTCATCGGAGTGAAGAGGTTTCTCTTGTATCGCAAGAGGAGACTCATACACGCGAACAGGGAACGATCTTGCGACATGATGTTCGTCAATTTTCAGGGTTTTCCGGGGATGAAACAATCCACCTCTATTCTCCCCATGGCCGTCGTATCCACACCTTAGAGGCAGACTCTCACGGTATGCTTACTCTTCCGGAGCTTACACCGGGACAGTATATCCTTTCTCGTGTGGAGAGAAAGCAGAGCCAGCTTATTCGGTTTCCCTAAATTTATCGAAGGCTTTTGATACGCTCCTCGGGAGAAACAAGGGAGATGATACGCACTCCAAAGTTTTCGTCAACCACCACCACCTCACCCTTGGCTACAACCTTGTTGTTTACCAAGAGATTCACCGGTTCGCCGGCAAAGCTATCAAGTTCAACCATTGATCCCGGAGCCATATCGAGAACTCGTTTGATAGATATCTCTGTTTTGCCCAGTTCAATGGCAATATCCAGATCAATATCGAGAAGCATGTCAATATTTTTCTGAGATGCAGGCTTGACCCGAGGCTTCTGTGGTGTCGGTTCACTTGTCTCATATCCACCGCTAAGGCTTGAAGACGCTGTTGTCAATGAATCAAGTTCATCTTGAGAAAGAAGATCATCATCATCATCAAAGGGGCGGTTTCGGGGGGCAGACGCCTCCTCTTCTTCCTCTTCCAGATTTTCAGATGAACCACCGTATAGCTCATTGAGCTGCCCGTGGAGAGACGTATCCATGGCGAGAAGAATATAGAAGGGGTCTCCTGTTTCGATAGTAACTGATATCTTTGCTGTTGCCGCAGGAAGATCCAAGGTTGTATCGCCATCTTGTATCTCAATGGTGTCGTAGTTTACAGAACCGTCGGCTTTGCCACCAAGGTCTGTGGTATATCCTCCGGCAACGGCACTGTAAAGCTCCTTAATTGCATCATTATGCTCTTCTGCGTTGTACGGTGCTGCTCCGTCACCCATAACCATAAGGTCGGCAAAGGTTGCCACATGTTTTTTTGACATGTAGAGGGTTGCTGTACCTTCTACGGCACCGGTAAAGGGGATATCAATTCCCAGATACTCCGTATTCTCAAAGAGTTGTGCCCCTTCTTCAGAATCAACTTTCTCTTCAAAGGTAAAAGTGATTTCTTTGCCGATAAGGGTTTTTATGACGGATCCCTGTTGTGAGTTAAAGTCGGCCACAATTGCTTCCAAGGCATCACCGCCACCACTGCTTGAGCCCCCTGAAACCTCTTCTGATTGAAGTAGTGCATCTATATCGTCTTGAGAGAGAAAATCACTCATGAGAATCCTCCTTTGTAGTGTCTTCCCCGGCATCTGCAAAGACATTTTCTTCAAAATCGTCTTCCAAGGACGATGTGGTAAATCGTTTTCCTTGGTTCGTTTTTCCCGGGGCTGGGAACTCCTGTTCAAAAATCTTGGTTATTTTTACCGCTTTTTTTCGTCCGGAAACACCGCTTTTGGCGCCCATTTTGCTCTTGCCGCCAATCTGAACAATGAGATTGGCATCTTTATGTTTATCCAGACAGATAATATCGTCTGTCTGAAGCTGGAGAAGATCACGTATGGATATCTGCGTTTTTCCAATGAGTGCTGAGAGAGGAACGGTTACATCTTGAATTTCCTCTTCCATTGTCTTTATTGTTTCCGGAGTGGTTTCAGCTGTCGTGGAGAGATAATCATTTCCTTCGAGTTCAGAGAATATCTGCTCAATAATTTGGTAGGGAAAGCAAATACTCATAAGGCCTGAAGATTTAAGCATATGTACTTCAAAAGTGATGAGTATTACCGTTTCCCCCGGGGGGACAATCTGTACGAACATGGGGTTTGTTTCGTAGTTGGTAATGCGTGGATTGAATGATCCCATATGTTCCCATGCACCGGAGAGGTCTCCCAAGCCCCGTGATACAATACTGCGGATTACATTTTGTTCAATCTTTGTTAACTC
Proteins encoded:
- the fliN gene encoding flagellar motor switch protein FliN, which encodes MSDFLSQDDIDALLQSEEVSGGSSSGGGDALEAIVADFNSQQGSVIKTLIGKEITFTFEEKVDSEEGAQLFENTEYLGIDIPFTGAVEGTATLYMSKKHVATFADLMVMGDGAAPYNAEEHNDAIKELYSAVAGGYTTDLGGKADGSVNYDTIEIQDGDTTLDLPAATAKISVTIETGDPFYILLAMDTSLHGQLNELYGGSSENLEEEEEEASAPRNRPFDDDDDLLSQDELDSLTTASSSLSGGYETSEPTPQKPRVKPASQKNIDMLLDIDLDIAIELGKTEISIKRVLDMAPGSMVELDSFAGEPVNLLVNNKVVAKGEVVVVDENFGVRIISLVSPEERIKSLR
- the fliM gene encoding flagellar motor switch protein FliM codes for the protein MSDILSQDEIDALLSAVNEDDVEESPSHGDAPVAESLPEEPSFDESFSIDYDSDDDDDIGDRVLSLYDFRRPDRVSKEQMRTIHNLHEGYARLFSTTLTNYLRTFVEIEVVSVDQLTYSEFIMSISNPSCIHLFQMEPIDVTAIFEMNPSLVFFMIDRLFGGLGRGSENNRELTKIEQNVIRSIVSRGLGDLSGAWEHMGSFNPRITNYETNPMFVQIVPPGETVILITFEVHMLKSSGLMSICFPYQIIEQIFSELEGNDYLSTTAETTPETIKTMEEEIQDVTVPLSALIGKTQISIRDLLQLQTDDIICLDKHKDANLIVQIGGKSKMGAKSGVSGRKKAVKITKIFEQEFPAPGKTNQGKRFTTSSLEDDFEENVFADAGEDTTKEDSHE